From a single Okeanomitos corallinicola TIOX110 genomic region:
- a CDS encoding ferritin-like domain-containing protein has protein sequence MRELDQKKTIELLNSIMEFELAGVVRYTHYSLMITGPNRIPIVAFFKAQASESLLHAQQVGEIITGLDGHPSLRIASMEETSKHSVKDILEESLSHEKKALDMYKSVLEVVADASIYLEEFIRGMIGQEEMHNLELKKMLRDFS, from the coding sequence ATGCGAGAACTCGACCAAAAAAAGACAATTGAACTGCTTAATTCCATCATGGAATTTGAACTAGCAGGGGTAGTTCGCTACACCCATTATTCCTTAATGATAACAGGCCCAAATCGCATTCCTATCGTTGCTTTTTTCAAAGCCCAAGCTAGTGAATCTCTACTTCATGCTCAACAAGTAGGGGAAATTATTACAGGTTTAGATGGACATCCTAGCTTGAGAATTGCCTCAATGGAAGAAACTTCCAAGCATTCCGTTAAAGACATTTTGGAAGAAAGTTTATCCCATGAAAAAAAAGCATTGGATATGTACAAAAGTGTACTTGAAGTAGTAGCAGATGCCAGTATTTATCTAGAAGAATTTATCCGTGGCATGATTGGACAAGAAGAGATGCACAATCTCGAACTGAAAAAAATGTTACGCGATTTCAGCTAA